The Chitinophaga pinensis DSM 2588 region CTCCCTCACCTGTAAATGAATATCCGGCTGATGTACCTCCAGCACATTGGCAGGAGATTTAAGCTCCTTAAAATCAAACTGCCGGTACAACCCATGCGCATCACTCGTATTTAACATCTTCCTCCTTAACCGCTTCGACCAGGGCAAATCCATGATATGCCCTACTATTTCTTTCGATATCCCCTGTCCACGATATGCCGGTAATACAAATATATCCGCAAACCAGCCGAAGGTGTAATAATCCGTTATCACACGCCCGAAGCCTACCTGCTGATCTCCTATAAAAGCACCGACACAAAAGGAATGCGCCAGTGA contains the following coding sequences:
- a CDS encoding GNAT family N-acetyltransferase, encoding MSAIIIKTGREHMDVEMIHRFLSEDSYWAKGISYTFVAQSLAHSFCVGAFIGDQQVGFGRVITDYYTFGWFADIFVLPAYRGQGISKEIVGHIMDLPWSKRLRRKMLNTSDAHGLYRQFDFKELKSPANVLEVHQPDIHLQVRE